The Chryseobacterium nakagawai genome has a segment encoding these proteins:
- a CDS encoding pyridoxal phosphate-dependent aminotransferase encodes MPNISNRALHMPPSPVRKLVPFALQAKQKGIKVYHLNIGQPDIETPETALNALKNIDLKVLEYALSEGNLDYRNALTEYYHSLGFSDLTPDNFIVTNGGSEALNFAISTLCDDGDEVIIPEPYYANYNGFTSTFDVNVVAVSSTIDTGFALPPIEEFEKKITEKTRAIIICNPGNPTGYLYTREELQQLAEIALKYDIVIISDEVYREYVYDGKQQISILDFPELKENCIVIDSESKRYSMCGVRIGCMVTRSQKIRNAAILFAQARLSPVLLGQIAATAAHQNDGAYIRAVREEYTHRRNVLVDLLNAIPGVICPKPRGAFYCVAELPVDDTEKFAQWLLESYSNNKETIMVAPAGGFYSDPELGKKQVRIAYVLKEEDLKRSVEILKDALKQYRAEFSL; translated from the coding sequence ATGCCGAATATTTCAAACAGAGCACTGCATATGCCGCCATCGCCGGTAAGAAAACTGGTTCCCTTTGCGTTACAAGCAAAACAGAAAGGAATAAAAGTATATCACCTTAATATCGGACAGCCTGATATTGAAACTCCGGAAACAGCATTAAATGCTTTAAAGAACATTGATCTTAAAGTATTAGAATATGCACTTTCTGAAGGGAACTTAGACTATAGAAACGCCCTTACCGAATATTACCATTCTTTAGGTTTTTCAGATCTTACTCCTGATAACTTTATTGTTACCAACGGTGGTTCTGAAGCACTCAACTTTGCCATTTCAACGTTGTGTGACGATGGAGATGAGGTGATTATTCCTGAACCTTACTATGCTAACTACAATGGATTCACCAGTACATTTGATGTGAATGTAGTAGCCGTTTCATCTACCATTGATACAGGTTTTGCCCTGCCTCCAATTGAAGAATTTGAAAAAAAGATCACAGAAAAAACAAGAGCAATCATCATTTGTAACCCAGGTAACCCAACAGGATACCTTTATACTCGTGAAGAACTTCAGCAACTTGCTGAAATTGCTTTAAAATATGACATTGTAATCATCTCTGATGAGGTATACAGAGAATATGTATATGATGGAAAACAACAGATATCTATCCTTGATTTTCCTGAACTGAAAGAAAACTGCATCGTTATTGATTCGGAATCCAAGCGTTATTCTATGTGTGGGGTAAGAATCGGATGTATGGTTACCCGTTCTCAAAAAATCCGTAATGCAGCTATACTTTTTGCACAGGCAAGATTAAGCCCTGTTCTTTTGGGACAGATCGCAGCAACAGCGGCTCATCAAAATGACGGAGCTTATATCAGAGCGGTAAGAGAAGAATATACTCACAGAAGAAACGTTTTAGTAGACCTTTTAAATGCTATTCCAGGGGTAATCTGCCCTAAACCAAGAGGTGCTTTCTACTGTGTTGCTGAGCTTCCGGTAGATGATACTGAAAAATTTGCACAGTGGTTGCTTGAATCTTATTCTAACAACAAAGAAACGATTATGGTAGCTCCCGCCGGAGGTTTCTATAGTGATCCTGAATTAGGTAAAAAACAGGTAAGAATTGCTTACGTACTGAAAGAAGAAGATCTTAAAAGAAGTGTTGAAATTCTGAAAGATGCTTTAAAACAGTATAGAGCAGAATTCAGCCTATAA
- a CDS encoding DUF1801 domain-containing protein translates to MQIISNSLEDYLSKIPEERQESFKKLFDVINDNLPKGFEEATNYGMLGWVVPLKTYPAGYHCTPGSPLPFINLASQKNFIALYHMGLYSRPELLDWFVAEYPKHSKKKLDMGKSCVRFKKPEDIPFDLIAELSGKMTVEDWIGIYESQYKK, encoded by the coding sequence ATGCAAATTATATCAAACTCTCTGGAAGACTATCTTTCAAAGATTCCAGAGGAAAGACAGGAATCCTTTAAAAAACTTTTTGATGTGATTAATGACAATCTTCCAAAAGGTTTTGAAGAAGCAACCAATTATGGAATGTTAGGCTGGGTTGTTCCTTTGAAAACTTACCCTGCGGGGTATCATTGTACACCAGGAAGTCCTTTACCCTTTATCAATCTGGCTTCACAAAAGAATTTTATAGCATTGTACCACATGGGATTGTATTCCCGTCCCGAACTTTTGGATTGGTTTGTTGCTGAATATCCTAAACATTCCAAGAAAAAGCTGGATATGGGAAAATCCTGTGTACGCTTTAAAAAGCCGGAAGATATTCCTTTTGATTTAATAGCAGAGTTGAGTGGAAAAATGACAGTAGAAGACTGGATTGGTATTTATGAATCTCAGTATAAAAAGTAG
- a CDS encoding efflux RND transporter periplasmic adaptor subunit produces MRKAVFTIVLLTFITSCKNPKSEDSQDQDLLVKGENVIVPENNPVFKKIKTEIVSEQEHSDGIVSAGTIQAIPNHYAEIASPFSGRITKSFIQLGQNVSANSPLFEILSSDYFSVQKDYTDALNDVQLAEKNYRRQQDLVKHGVGIQKELDEAETDFKNKKTSLSNASSALKVYNSKGGGIGSPLIVRAPINGEIISNKIVNGQFLKSDADPVIIIAELSKVWISGDVKEKDIRFVNIGDHVSVKVSAYPDRNITGKVYHINEVVDENTRSIKVLIECDNPDRKLKPGMYATVNFATTPQKTVMIPISALMQQDSSQYVWIKTGKNQFAKRSVTTGEADQKMIRITSGLKVGDTIMTEGGIYMLDAK; encoded by the coding sequence ATGAGAAAAGCAGTATTCACAATAGTACTTTTGACATTTATTACCTCTTGTAAAAATCCCAAAAGTGAAGATTCTCAGGATCAGGATCTTCTGGTAAAAGGAGAAAATGTAATCGTCCCTGAAAACAACCCAGTATTCAAAAAAATAAAAACAGAAATCGTTTCTGAGCAGGAACATAGCGACGGAATCGTTTCAGCAGGAACCATTCAGGCTATTCCCAACCATTATGCTGAAATTGCCAGCCCCTTTTCCGGAAGAATTACAAAATCATTCATTCAGCTTGGACAAAATGTTTCAGCAAACAGCCCTCTCTTTGAAATCCTTTCCTCTGATTATTTTTCAGTTCAGAAAGATTATACAGATGCCCTGAATGATGTACAGCTCGCAGAGAAAAATTACAGACGTCAGCAGGATCTGGTAAAACATGGAGTCGGGATTCAGAAAGAACTTGACGAGGCAGAAACTGATTTCAAAAATAAAAAAACATCCCTTTCCAATGCTTCTTCTGCATTGAAAGTTTATAACAGCAAAGGCGGAGGTATCGGTAGCCCCCTTATTGTAAGAGCCCCAATTAACGGAGAAATTATTTCCAATAAAATTGTCAACGGCCAATTTCTAAAAAGTGATGCAGACCCTGTCATCATCATTGCAGAATTATCCAAAGTTTGGATTTCCGGAGATGTAAAGGAAAAAGATATCCGTTTTGTCAATATCGGAGATCATGTTTCGGTAAAAGTAAGTGCTTATCCGGACAGAAATATCACTGGAAAAGTGTATCACATCAATGAAGTCGTAGATGAAAATACCCGAAGTATAAAAGTCCTTATCGAATGTGATAATCCGGACAGAAAACTCAAACCCGGTATGTATGCGACTGTCAATTTCGCTACGACTCCTCAAAAAACAGTTATGATTCCGATCAGTGCCCTGATGCAGCAGGACAGTTCTCAATATGTGTGGATCAAAACAGGCAAGAATCAATTTGCCAAACGTTCGGTAACCACCGGAGAAGCGGATCAGAAAATGATCAGAATTACCTCCGGATTAAAAGTGGGAGACACCATCATGACCGAGGGTGGAATTTATATGCTGGATGCGAAATAA
- a CDS encoding T9SS type A sorting domain-containing protein, whose translation MTINLFFRAFPAIALFSATAMMAQNFQTMPIASGFTADVIANGIGSASVSTTSDVDGVSFAFVAKDFKLTSTSTPLTYGLPVDGIINSVVASTPGLSYQLGDLSANNSLKLASSGQNGTLVLTTPKAAVKLYMLATSGSGTSVVSATVTFTDNTTQTFSNISLSDWYNGSNFAIQGIGRINRDNDNLDPSSNNPRLYQSVLNIDAANQAKPVQSITVTKSSGTGIPNIFAFSADAFSDCMAPVTDAATGITSNTAQISWTVPASNQTTGYDIYYSTSSTTPASNANPNHSNVTGTSYTLNNLSPSSTYYYWVRANCSTATSKSAWSLAKSFTTQCGALVPSYTNNFSSFPGLCWANNLVGGDPATGPSGTGSSYWGSRSFLNTSANGPSASMNLYSSNRTGWLKTVAFNLSAGGYKVKFNYGVTAYSGTASSSMDSDDVVHFLASNDGGTTWMTLQTWDASNSPSNTSNEYTFDLANFTNANTIFAFYGSTGSQDEGLDYNFYVKNFTIENAQLSTSEVSRQEKKVAVHPNPFKDILYISDTRDIKSVTVTDTTGRTVKTVEGSAKELDLNSLNSGLYFVTLYFKDGSHSTVKAIKK comes from the coding sequence ATGACAATAAATTTATTTTTTAGAGCTTTTCCTGCTATAGCTCTTTTTTCAGCAACGGCCATGATGGCTCAAAATTTTCAAACGATGCCCATTGCATCCGGATTTACAGCTGATGTAATTGCTAATGGAATAGGATCGGCATCGGTTTCTACAACGTCTGATGTAGACGGGGTGTCTTTTGCTTTTGTGGCGAAAGATTTTAAACTGACTTCTACCAGTACTCCTCTCACGTATGGTCTTCCTGTAGACGGAATCATCAATTCAGTTGTAGCTTCTACTCCCGGACTTTCCTATCAATTGGGAGATTTAAGTGCTAATAACTCTTTAAAGCTAGCTTCAAGCGGGCAGAACGGAACTTTGGTGCTGACTACTCCAAAAGCTGCTGTTAAACTGTATATGCTTGCCACGAGTGGTAGTGGAACGTCAGTTGTAAGTGCTACAGTGACTTTCACAGATAATACAACTCAAACATTTTCCAATATCAGTCTTTCAGATTGGTACAACGGTTCTAATTTTGCCATTCAGGGAATTGGAAGGATTAATAGGGATAACGATAATCTGGACCCTAGCAGTAATAATCCAAGACTGTATCAGTCTGTTTTGAATATTGATGCCGCCAATCAGGCTAAGCCAGTACAAAGTATTACAGTTACTAAAAGTTCAGGAACCGGTATTCCTAATATATTTGCTTTCTCAGCAGATGCTTTTTCAGATTGTATGGCACCTGTTACAGATGCTGCAACAGGAATAACTTCAAATACTGCACAAATCTCATGGACAGTTCCGGCAAGCAATCAGACTACGGGGTATGATATTTATTATAGCACAAGTTCAACTACACCTGCGAGTAATGCCAATCCTAATCATTCCAATGTTACAGGAACTTCTTATACCCTGAATAACTTATCTCCAAGTTCAACTTATTATTATTGGGTAAGAGCCAATTGCAGTACAGCAACAAGTAAAAGTGCATGGTCTCTTGCTAAATCATTCACAACACAATGTGGTGCATTAGTACCTTCCTATACTAATAACTTTAGTAGTTTTCCGGGATTATGCTGGGCTAACAATTTAGTAGGAGGAGATCCGGCTACTGGGCCATCAGGTACAGGTAGTTCTTATTGGGGATCACGTAGCTTTTTAAATACTTCAGCTAATGGGCCGTCAGCATCTATGAATTTATATTCATCTAATAGAACAGGGTGGCTGAAAACGGTAGCTTTTAACCTCTCAGCAGGTGGCTATAAAGTGAAGTTTAATTATGGAGTCACTGCCTATTCAGGGACTGCTTCTTCTTCAATGGATAGTGATGATGTTGTTCATTTCCTGGCTTCCAATGATGGTGGAACTACATGGATGACTCTGCAAACCTGGGATGCAAGTAATTCTCCATCTAACACATCAAATGAATATACCTTCGATCTGGCTAACTTTACTAATGCAAATACTATATTTGCTTTTTATGGAAGTACAGGATCACAAGATGAAGGCTTAGATTATAATTTCTATGTGAAGAATTTCACCATTGAAAATGCTCAACTAAGTACCTCGGAAGTAAGCCGTCAGGAGAAAAAAGTAGCCGTTCATCCGAATCCGTTTAAGGATATCCTGTATATATCAGACACAAGAGATATTAAGTCTGTAACCGTAACAGATACTACAGGAAGAACAGTGAAAACGGTTGAAGGTTCTGCGAAAGAACTTGATCTAAACAGCTTAAATTCGGGACTGTATTTTGTGACTCTTTACTTTAAGGACGGATCTCATTCTACTGTAAAAGCAATCAAGAAATAA
- a CDS encoding efflux RND transporter permease subunit: protein MKKLLTISIQKRWLMLALFLLLGFFGYYSWTKLSVEAYPDIADVTSQVVTQVPGLAAEEVEQQITIPLERALNGLPGMHVMRSKSTFGLSIITMVFDDGIDDYWARQRIQERLTDVTLPYGAQPGLDPLTSPVGEVYRYIIESNNHSLRELTDLQKFVIIPRIKQVSGIADVTNFGGITTQFQVELDPHKLEQYGLSLSEVTETISKNNVSAGGSMLPRGNLAYVIRGIGLVKDLNDLGKIVVKTENGVPVFLNDVGTLKYGNLERKGILGYTDRKRNYPESVEGIVLLLRGQNPSQVLEGVHEAIDELNNETLPPGVKIHPFLDRTDLVSTTLHTVSHTLTEGIVLVIIVLIVFLGSWRGALLVAITIPLSLLFAFILMHFTNIPANLLSLGAIDFGIIVDGAIVMLETILKKREENPEEALEEKTITQRVIEVAKPIFFSTIIIITAYLPLFAFERVEKKLFTPMAFTVGYALLGALAVALLLIPGLAYVIYRKPQKIYHNKWLEKISAAYGKRIEKIMLTPKKVMIPVTIVLLSAGVLSYTVGKDFLPELDEGSIWLQVQLPPGISLAKAKEMSDTLRARTLKHSEITYMMVQAGRNDDGTDPWTASHFEVSVGIKPYDQWPSGKTKADLIKELAADYKEMPGFTVGFSQPMIDGVMDKISGAHSELVVKVYGEDFKETRRIAENILSTLNKIPGSADLAIDQEPPLPQLQIIADRDKIAQYGLNVADVADLIEVALGGKAISQIFIGNKVYDISCRYTEDSRDTPDKIGNLMLTSASGAKIPLSQVAEVKLSTGESTITREMNKRHLTVKLNLRGTDLSSFLKKAQDKIEKDIKYDHEKYQIKWGGQFENQNRAYSRLAFIVPLALAIMFLLLYGAFGDFKQALVLMSIVPLALFGGMLALNIRGMSLNVSSAVGFIALFGVAIQNGVIMISHINDLRKKGYDLKLAVIKGAKDRFRPVLMTATVAVIGLFPASLATGIGSDVQRPLATVIVYGLMFSTILTLFVLPAIYFMAERRNEKQNLESDEALIYEN from the coding sequence ATGAAAAAACTTTTGACAATCTCTATACAGAAGAGGTGGCTGATGTTGGCACTCTTCCTTTTACTGGGGTTCTTTGGTTATTATTCCTGGACCAAATTATCCGTAGAAGCTTATCCTGACATCGCTGATGTAACGTCGCAGGTGGTTACCCAGGTTCCCGGGCTGGCTGCTGAAGAAGTAGAACAACAAATTACCATTCCTTTGGAAAGGGCTCTTAATGGGCTGCCTGGAATGCATGTTATGCGAAGCAAAAGTACCTTTGGACTCTCCATAATTACCATGGTTTTTGATGATGGGATAGACGACTATTGGGCGAGACAACGTATTCAGGAGAGGCTTACAGATGTTACTCTTCCTTATGGCGCACAGCCTGGTCTTGATCCTCTTACCTCTCCTGTTGGCGAAGTGTACCGTTATATTATTGAAAGTAATAATCATAGTTTGCGCGAACTTACAGATTTACAAAAATTTGTAATCATTCCACGTATCAAGCAGGTTTCCGGGATTGCAGATGTGACCAATTTTGGTGGAATTACTACCCAATTTCAGGTGGAATTAGACCCTCATAAACTTGAACAGTATGGTCTTTCATTATCAGAAGTTACCGAAACCATTTCAAAAAATAATGTGAGCGCCGGAGGAAGTATGCTTCCCCGTGGAAACTTAGCGTATGTGATTCGGGGAATAGGTCTTGTAAAAGATTTAAATGACCTTGGAAAAATTGTAGTAAAAACTGAAAACGGGGTTCCGGTATTTCTGAATGATGTAGGAACATTGAAATACGGAAATCTGGAACGAAAAGGAATTCTGGGATATACAGACAGAAAACGAAACTATCCTGAAAGTGTAGAAGGAATTGTTCTCTTATTAAGAGGTCAAAACCCATCGCAAGTATTGGAAGGTGTTCATGAGGCGATTGATGAATTAAACAATGAAACGCTTCCTCCCGGTGTAAAAATTCACCCTTTCCTTGACAGAACAGACCTTGTAAGTACTACTCTTCACACGGTTTCCCATACCCTTACTGAAGGAATTGTACTCGTTATTATTGTCCTGATTGTATTCCTGGGAAGCTGGCGAGGTGCTTTATTGGTCGCTATTACCATTCCGCTTTCTTTATTATTTGCATTTATTTTAATGCATTTTACCAATATTCCTGCTAACCTTCTTTCGCTGGGAGCTATTGACTTCGGGATTATTGTAGACGGAGCCATTGTAATGCTTGAAACTATTCTGAAAAAAAGGGAAGAGAATCCTGAAGAAGCATTAGAAGAGAAAACGATTACCCAAAGAGTAATTGAAGTAGCAAAACCTATCTTCTTTTCTACCATCATTATTATCACAGCCTATCTTCCACTATTCGCCTTCGAAAGAGTAGAGAAAAAGCTGTTTACTCCGATGGCATTTACAGTAGGATATGCTTTACTGGGGGCTCTTGCTGTTGCATTACTCCTTATTCCAGGTCTGGCTTATGTGATCTATCGGAAACCACAAAAAATATATCACAACAAATGGCTGGAAAAAATAAGTGCAGCCTATGGAAAAAGAATCGAAAAAATAATGCTAACCCCTAAAAAAGTAATGATCCCTGTAACCATCGTCTTATTATCAGCAGGAGTGCTTTCTTATACTGTAGGAAAAGACTTCCTTCCGGAGCTGGATGAAGGTTCTATTTGGCTACAGGTACAGTTACCTCCGGGTATTTCCCTCGCCAAAGCAAAAGAAATGAGCGATACCTTACGTGCCAGAACATTAAAACATTCGGAAATTACTTATATGATGGTTCAGGCTGGACGGAATGATGACGGAACCGATCCATGGACCGCTTCTCACTTTGAAGTTTCTGTAGGAATAAAACCTTACGATCAATGGCCATCCGGGAAAACCAAAGCAGACCTCATTAAAGAATTAGCTGCTGATTACAAAGAAATGCCAGGGTTTACAGTAGGTTTCTCACAACCGATGATTGACGGGGTAATGGATAAAATTTCCGGGGCACACAGTGAACTTGTTGTAAAAGTATATGGAGAAGATTTCAAAGAAACCAGAAGAATCGCAGAAAATATATTATCTACCTTAAACAAAATTCCGGGATCTGCTGACCTTGCTATTGACCAGGAACCTCCTCTACCTCAGTTGCAGATTATTGCAGACAGAGATAAGATTGCTCAATATGGATTAAACGTGGCTGATGTGGCTGATCTTATTGAAGTCGCTTTAGGTGGAAAAGCCATCTCGCAAATCTTTATCGGTAATAAAGTGTATGATATTTCCTGCCGTTACACAGAAGACAGCCGTGATACTCCTGATAAAATAGGAAACCTGATGCTCACCTCAGCTTCAGGGGCAAAAATTCCATTATCTCAGGTTGCTGAAGTAAAATTAAGTACCGGGGAAAGTACCATCACCCGGGAAATGAACAAGAGGCATCTTACCGTTAAACTGAATTTAAGAGGAACAGATCTTTCTTCTTTCCTGAAAAAGGCTCAGGACAAGATTGAAAAAGACATCAAATATGACCATGAAAAGTATCAGATCAAATGGGGCGGACAGTTTGAAAATCAAAACAGGGCTTATTCCAGATTGGCATTTATTGTTCCTTTGGCATTGGCTATTATGTTCTTGTTATTGTATGGAGCGTTTGGAGATTTCAAACAGGCATTGGTATTGATGTCTATTGTTCCGCTGGCATTATTTGGAGGAATGCTTGCTCTTAATATACGTGGAATGTCTTTGAACGTATCCTCTGCTGTAGGATTCATTGCCCTTTTCGGAGTCGCTATTCAGAATGGTGTGATTATGATTTCCCATATCAATGACCTCCGTAAAAAAGGATACGATTTGAAACTTGCTGTCATTAAAGGTGCAAAGGATCGTTTCAGACCGGTATTGATGACCGCAACAGTAGCAGTAATCGGATTATTCCCCGCCTCACTGGCAACCGGAATCGGTTCGGATGTACAACGACCGTTGGCTACTGTCATTGTCTATGGATTAATGTTCTCTACTATTTTAACACTATTCGTACTTCCTGCTATCTATTTTATGGCAGAACGTCGCAACGAAAAACAAAATTTAGAATCAGATGAAGCACTTATATATGAAAATTAG
- the murB gene encoding UDP-N-acetylmuramate dehydrogenase — protein sequence MQENFSLQPYNTFGVNAQAKYFVEINSIEELKDALTFSKENTLPILFLGGGSNILLTKDFDGLAIKLNLKGITEKEVSENEILVTAKAGENWHEFVMYCLNKNYGGLENLSLIPGNVGTSPMQNIGAYGTEIKDVFVNCQVLDLENLELTTFDLEKCRFGYRDSIFKQEGKGRFIILEVTFKLTQKDHHIKTAYGAIISELEHLGITNPTIQDVSKVVINIRQSKLPDPKVIGNAGSFFKNPTIPLAQFEELKQKFENIQGYPNGNTVKVPAGWLIEQCGWKGKQIGNVASHKLQSLVIINATGEATGKEIFDFSTEIIHSVQERFGIELEREVNII from the coding sequence ATGCAAGAAAATTTTTCCTTACAACCTTACAATACATTTGGTGTGAATGCCCAAGCAAAATACTTTGTTGAAATAAACAGCATCGAAGAATTAAAAGATGCACTTACTTTCTCAAAAGAAAACACCCTGCCGATTTTATTTTTAGGTGGTGGAAGTAATATTCTGCTGACAAAAGATTTTGACGGCCTTGCTATTAAACTTAATTTAAAAGGAATTACTGAAAAAGAAGTCAGTGAAAATGAAATTCTGGTTACCGCCAAAGCAGGTGAGAACTGGCATGAATTCGTCATGTACTGTCTGAACAAAAATTATGGCGGATTAGAAAACCTTTCTTTAATTCCCGGGAATGTAGGAACTTCTCCTATGCAAAATATCGGCGCTTATGGAACGGAAATAAAAGATGTATTTGTCAACTGCCAGGTATTGGATTTGGAAAATCTTGAGCTTACCACTTTCGACCTTGAAAAATGCAGATTTGGGTACAGAGATTCTATCTTCAAACAGGAAGGAAAAGGAAGATTTATTATTCTGGAAGTGACTTTTAAGCTTACCCAAAAAGACCATCACATCAAAACAGCCTATGGTGCTATTATTTCTGAACTGGAGCATCTGGGAATTACAAATCCTACCATTCAGGATGTCTCCAAAGTTGTTATTAATATCAGACAAAGTAAATTACCAGATCCTAAAGTGATTGGAAATGCCGGAAGCTTTTTCAAAAACCCAACGATTCCTTTAGCCCAGTTTGAAGAGTTAAAACAGAAGTTTGAAAACATCCAAGGATATCCTAATGGCAATACGGTAAAAGTACCTGCCGGATGGCTGATTGAACAATGCGGATGGAAAGGTAAACAAATTGGAAATGTAGCTTCACACAAACTTCAATCATTGGTTATCATCAATGCAACCGGAGAAGCAACCGGAAAGGAAATTTTTGATTTTTCCACTGAAATCATCCACTCTGTGCAAGAAAGATTCGGGATAGAATTGGAACGGGAAGTGAATATTATATAA
- a CDS encoding TolC family protein: MKHLYMKIRVYFIIGVTLLLSMTNKVQAQEKEVLNFEEYLSLVGKKNLGYAAQKYNIGMAEASIQTASMFPDPQLDLETTNNGIKENMGHVYGASLGWTLELGGKRKARVNLAKDQSELSKIQLQDFFRNLRADATLGYLEALKSKAILEVQQDSYKNILQLAKSDSIRYRLGTISLVTSKQSKLEAASLLNEIYQAESAEQQAITGLAVFLSDGKITDRDVAGDFNAFNRDFNIDDLIIQALNTRADLLAAKQNTQVAKSQINLEKANRKIDLGINAGAERHTEATNEIAPSPTVNAVKLGLSIPLKFSNRRNAGVKIAEMAHSQAALEYHQIEQGIQAEVMQAYQQYMATQKQVKQFHNGMLTEAKSILDGITYSYKRGESSILEVLNAQRTYNGVRKDYYQALADNATALIELERRAGIWDINF; this comes from the coding sequence ATGAAGCACTTATATATGAAAATTAGAGTATACTTTATCATAGGAGTGACCTTATTACTCAGTATGACGAATAAGGTACAGGCACAGGAAAAAGAAGTTCTGAATTTTGAAGAATATCTAAGCCTTGTCGGAAAGAAAAATCTGGGATATGCCGCTCAAAAGTACAATATAGGCATGGCAGAAGCTTCCATTCAGACAGCAAGTATGTTTCCGGATCCGCAATTGGATCTAGAAACGACCAATAATGGGATTAAAGAAAATATGGGACACGTATATGGAGCTTCCCTTGGCTGGACCCTTGAACTGGGAGGCAAAAGAAAAGCAAGAGTAAACCTAGCTAAGGATCAGTCTGAATTAAGCAAAATTCAATTACAGGATTTTTTCAGAAATCTTCGTGCTGATGCTACTTTAGGTTATTTGGAAGCATTAAAATCTAAAGCGATCCTCGAAGTACAGCAGGATTCTTATAAAAATATTCTACAGCTTGCTAAATCTGACAGCATACGTTATCGCCTGGGAACAATATCTCTGGTCACTTCAAAACAGAGTAAATTGGAGGCTGCTTCCCTTCTCAATGAGATATATCAGGCAGAAAGTGCAGAGCAACAAGCAATCACAGGATTAGCTGTATTTCTCAGCGATGGCAAAATAACAGATAGAGATGTTGCCGGGGACTTTAATGCTTTCAATAGAGATTTTAATATTGATGATCTGATCATTCAGGCATTAAATACAAGAGCAGACCTACTGGCTGCCAAACAGAATACGCAAGTAGCCAAAAGCCAAATCAATCTTGAAAAAGCAAACCGAAAAATAGATCTTGGTATCAATGCCGGGGCAGAACGTCACACTGAAGCTACGAATGAAATAGCTCCCTCTCCAACTGTAAATGCAGTAAAATTAGGGCTCAGTATTCCTTTGAAGTTTTCCAACAGAAGAAATGCAGGCGTAAAAATAGCAGAAATGGCTCACTCTCAGGCAGCACTTGAATATCATCAGATTGAACAGGGAATACAGGCAGAAGTCATGCAGGCTTATCAACAATATATGGCCACCCAGAAACAGGTAAAACAATTTCATAACGGAATGCTTACTGAAGCGAAAAGTATACTGGATGGCATCACCTACAGTTACAAAAGGGGAGAAAGCTCTATTCTCGAAGTACTGAATGCTCAAAGAACCTACAATGGAGTAAGAAAAGATTATTATCAGGCCCTTGCAGATAATGCAACAGCTTTGATCGAGCTGGAACGCAGAGCTGGAATCTGGGATATTAATTTTTAA